A window from Desulfotalea psychrophila LSv54 encodes these proteins:
- a CDS encoding replication initiation protein: MVHLPEVYNPHTLVRKSTKMLSKNYCFTEREGKFIDLMIAVSDGNAEDFDSLRFSISQLAEYYKIKPDGAYKAIQEITAGLITKGFQLTTTSEEGAIIVSQSSFLCQADYNKGKGTVDVRFSPIMKKYLLSASLKSYIAYPIGMRNEVVGGNVWRFYEIIRLYSFLGKKTLVIDELKVLMGLTSKYKQPTDFIKYVIEKAMVEIPLKTEMYFSYKTRKLGRKTHFLDLIIIDKDAQAILKMKFNSVSPEHYRDLIGYGISPKKILSMDKSGILDESRVVRNIEYTLSEDEKGKVDTIAAFISSAITGDWAKKSPYKKKKETREKEKDEKDKKSIEEIKAYQKRKDKEKILDEEYSLYCNSQFEKYLDKNIEKFTKQFLDNCHDGIKSTILRKISSLKTIDEYYKTVIFEVQAKLYYRKNILDSSVNTFEKWLLKTKGIKF; this comes from the coding sequence ATGGTTCATTTACCGGAAGTATATAATCCGCATACCCTTGTAAGAAAAAGCACGAAAATGCTAAGCAAAAATTATTGTTTTACTGAAAGGGAAGGAAAATTTATTGATTTAATGATTGCTGTATCAGATGGAAATGCTGAAGATTTTGATAGTCTTCGTTTTTCAATTTCTCAACTTGCTGAATACTATAAAATAAAACCAGACGGGGCATATAAAGCTATTCAAGAAATAACCGCAGGCTTGATTACTAAGGGTTTCCAGTTGACGACTACTTCAGAAGAGGGGGCTATTATTGTTAGCCAATCATCTTTTCTTTGCCAAGCGGATTACAACAAGGGAAAAGGTACTGTTGATGTCCGTTTCTCGCCTATCATGAAAAAGTATCTATTAAGTGCAAGTTTAAAGTCATATATCGCTTATCCAATAGGGATGAGAAATGAGGTGGTAGGTGGTAATGTATGGAGATTTTACGAGATTATTCGGCTGTATTCTTTCTTAGGAAAGAAAACATTAGTTATAGATGAACTCAAGGTTTTAATGGGTTTAACTAGTAAATATAAGCAACCTACTGATTTTATTAAGTATGTTATTGAAAAAGCAATGGTAGAAATACCACTTAAAACAGAAATGTATTTTAGTTATAAAACAAGGAAATTAGGAAGGAAAACACATTTTTTAGATCTCATTATTATTGATAAAGATGCACAAGCTATTTTAAAAATGAAGTTTAATTCTGTAAGCCCTGAACATTATAGAGATTTAATAGGTTATGGCATTTCTCCTAAAAAAATATTATCTATGGATAAGTCTGGTATATTAGATGAATCCCGTGTAGTGAGAAATATAGAATATACTTTAAGTGAAGATGAAAAAGGAAAAGTTGATACGATAGCTGCCTTTATTTCATCAGCTATAACTGGTGACTGGGCAAAAAAAAGCCCTTATAAAAAGAAAAAAGAAACTAGAGAAAAAGAGAAAGATGAAAAAGACAAAAAATCTATAGAAGAAATAAAAGCTTACCAAAAAAGAAAAGATAAAGAAAAAATATTAGATGAAGAATATAGTTTATATTGTAATTCGCAATTTGAAAAATATTTAGATAAAAACATAGAAAAATTTACAAAACAGTTTCTTGATAATTGTCATGATGGAATTAAGTCGACTATTTTAAGAAAAATATCATCATTAAAAACAATAGATGAATATTATAAAACCGTTATTTTTGAGGTTCAAGCAAAATTATATTATAGGAAAAATATACTTGATTCAAGTGTTAATACTTTTGAAAAATGGCTTTTAAAAACAAAAGGTATAAAATTTTAA
- a CDS encoding toprim domain-containing protein, translated as MDFLSFLTDKKESVLEYVNSVIIMCSVSMAKKTIEKIFCICLETNIKSIYTLLDNDKTGKKTTKFFKDNLKNLVVDDKSYIYAKFNDYNDFLQKRK; from the coding sequence ATCGATTTTTTAAGTTTTTTAACTGATAAAAAAGAAAGTGTATTAGAATATGTTAACTCTGTTATTATTATGTGTTCTGTATCTATGGCTAAAAAGACTATTGAAAAAATTTTTTGTATATGCCTAGAAACTAATATAAAAAGCATTTATACTTTGCTTGATAATGATAAAACAGGAAAAAAAACAACTAAATTTTTTAAGGACAACTTAAAAAATTTAGTTGTTGATGATAAAAGCTATATCTATGCTAAATTCAATGATTACAATGATTTTTTACAAAAAAGGAAATAA
- a CDS encoding CHC2 zinc finger domain-containing protein — MKCEQAKNIKLDLVLNKLGYAPQKYLNSQNSIKYFSPFREEKTPSFDYSPLKNAWFDHGTGEGGNTLDFIIGFQKCSVSQALNFLENI; from the coding sequence ATGAAATGTGAACAAGCAAAAAACATAAAACTTGATTTAGTTTTAAATAAATTAGGTTATGCACCACAAAAATATTTAAATAGTCAAAATTCAATAAAATATTTTAGTCCTTTTAGAGAAGAAAAGACTCCTTCTTTTGATTATAGCCCTTTAAAAAATGCATGGTTTGACCACGGTACTGGGGAAGGAGGAAACACACTAGATTTTATTATCGGATTTCAAAAATGCTCTGTATCGCAAGCCTTAAACTTTTTAGAAAATATCTGA